A stretch of Eleutherodactylus coqui strain aEleCoq1 chromosome 2, aEleCoq1.hap1, whole genome shotgun sequence DNA encodes these proteins:
- the LOC136610333 gene encoding uncharacterized protein, with the protein MDPYPAGHSGDNKAEPIKTQPQWQNTSKSFQGKQLYNPRAVVPPGLECLVEVDEVTLEENAFYTRSGQTIFMIRHESECCGPSFNLRFGNRKMRDVVSLCTMSTDDCCGGGDSDLKITVLPTSTIGFVKVWNSSRKMNASIEMRYGEPAFTAELPLSHPEKIIEIISVNGSCPVAKITTEGKRKSSKVIFQFPMDMEATLKTAILAMFLYMMYRLNQDSRSSYSSSDTNWGTSSDNHAGFFTHGGFAGGLAVGGGDWGGGGGGDCGDSCCGVSAPHQCKITISTDSETPSEIHTVTDSIKGGYKCIFPEERVQHAEQDGCTVSQLHPGVY; encoded by the exons GACATTCCGGGGACAATAAAGCTGAACCCATCAAAACCCAACCTCAGTGGCAGAACACATCTAAATCTTTCCAGGGGAAGCAGCTCTACAACCCCAGGGCAGTGGTGCCTCCGGGACTTGAGTGTCTTGTAGAG GTTGACGAGGTCACGCTAGAAGAAAATG CTTTCTACACCAGATCTGGGCAGACAATCTTCATGATACGCCATGAGTCGGAGTGCTGTGGACCATCCTTCAATCTGAGATTCGGAAATCGTAAAATGAGAGATGTGGTTTCACTGTGTACGATGTCTACAGATGActgctgtggaggaggagactcTGAT CTAAAGATCACAGTCCTTCCAACGTCCACCATAGGTTTCGTCAAAGTTTGGAACTCTTCTCGTAAAATGAATGCCTCAATTGAGATGAGGTATGGAGAGCCTGCATTCACTGCTGAGCTGCCCTTATCCCATCCGGAGAAAATTATTGAG ATAATCAGTGTAAATGGATCCTGTCCGGTGGCCAAAATAACCACAGAGGGAAAAAGGAAATCTTCTAAAGTCATCTTCCAGTTTCCGATGGACATGGAGGCAACATTGAAAACTGCTATCTTGGCTATGTTCCTGTACATG ATGTACAGACTAAATCAGGATTCCAGGAGCAGCTACTCAAGTTCCGACACCAATTGGGGTACTTCTAGCGACAACCATGCTGGATTTTTTACTCATGGAGGCTTTGCTGGAGGTTTGGCCGTTGGAGGAGGGGACtggggtggtggaggaggaggggactgtggag acagctgttgcGGGGTgtctgcccctcatcagtgtaaaaTCACAATCTCCACTGATTCAGAGACCCCCTCCGAGATTCATACCGTTACTGATAgtatcaaaggtggttataaatgTATATTCCCAGAGGAACGTGTCCAGCATGCAGAGCAAGATGGCTGCACTGTAAGCCAGCTCCATCCAGGTgtctactaa